The following are encoded in a window of Picosynechococcus sp. PCC 7002 genomic DNA:
- the phnE gene encoding phosphonate ABC transporter, permease protein PhnE, with product MTLLQQPAKASDFAQILRQERRRRYSLWRLLRSGFWGVLGVAILVMAVRTAEIDPQQFWQRLPTVGQWLQQLFPPDFSELPNFLVAIWETLAIAIVGTGAAMLVALPLALCVARNTTPNRWLATGLRSFLNLLRGIDTAIFALFFVSIVGLGPFAGVLGVACHTAGSMAKLYGEVLESIPPEPIEAIEVTGSDRLRTFAFAVFPEALPGLVGISLYLWEFNVRSSVILGIVGAGGIGYELLVSLKLLDFPRLATILILILIMVSLIDALSAYLRRRLQ from the coding sequence GTGACCCTCTTGCAGCAACCCGCCAAAGCAAGCGATTTTGCCCAAATCCTCCGACAGGAACGACGCCGCCGATATAGTTTGTGGCGATTACTCAGGTCTGGTTTTTGGGGAGTCCTGGGAGTAGCGATCCTGGTCATGGCCGTGCGCACCGCCGAGATTGATCCCCAACAGTTTTGGCAGCGCTTACCAACGGTGGGGCAGTGGCTGCAGCAATTATTTCCGCCGGATTTTTCGGAGTTGCCCAATTTTCTGGTGGCGATCTGGGAAACGTTGGCGATCGCCATTGTCGGCACAGGGGCGGCGATGCTGGTGGCCTTACCCCTCGCCCTGTGCGTGGCCCGCAATACAACCCCAAATCGCTGGTTAGCCACGGGTTTACGGAGTTTTTTAAATTTACTGCGGGGCATTGATACCGCGATCTTTGCTCTCTTTTTTGTGTCAATTGTCGGCCTTGGCCCCTTTGCTGGGGTGTTGGGGGTCGCCTGTCACACGGCAGGTTCCATGGCCAAACTCTACGGTGAAGTGCTCGAATCAATTCCCCCTGAACCCATCGAAGCTATTGAAGTCACCGGGAGCGATCGCCTGCGCACCTTTGCCTTTGCGGTATTTCCCGAAGCATTACCGGGTTTGGTAGGCATTAGTCTCTACCTCTGGGAGTTTAACGTGCGTTCCTCCGTAATCCTCGGCATTGTCGGGGCCGGCGGCATTGGCTACGAATTGCTGGTTAGCCTGAAGCTACTCGACTTTCCCCGCTTGGCCACAATTTTGATCTTGATTTTGATTATGGTGAGTTTAATTGATGCCTTGAGTGCCTATTTACGCCGTCGCTTACAGTAG
- the phnC gene encoding phosphonate ABC transporter ATP-binding protein, protein MLQVHQLTKAYSHGQFSLQDISFTIEPHSFTVLLGSSGAGKTSLLRCLPQLVSLDAGQVYFQGLDLTTASPRQLRQARQKMAMIAQQFNLVRRRTALENCLGGRLPELPLWRCLLGRFPEAMLCEALAALERVQLLDVAFQRADQLSGGQKQRVAIARALTQKAQLLLADEPIASLDPETAALVLQLLRSLCDEKRLTVICSLHQVHLAKRYGDRILGMRAGQIILDVPTTAFNDDIANAIYQ, encoded by the coding sequence ATGCTGCAGGTTCACCAACTCACAAAAGCCTATTCCCACGGTCAATTCAGCCTCCAGGACATTAGCTTTACCATCGAGCCCCATAGCTTTACTGTTCTCCTTGGCTCCAGTGGTGCGGGCAAAACAAGCCTGCTGCGCTGCTTGCCCCAGTTGGTGTCCCTTGATGCTGGCCAAGTTTATTTTCAAGGTCTCGATCTAACCACCGCATCACCCCGACAGTTACGCCAAGCCAGGCAAAAAATGGCGATGATTGCCCAACAATTTAACTTGGTGCGACGCCGCACGGCCCTCGAAAATTGCCTGGGCGGACGGTTACCAGAATTACCTCTCTGGCGATGTTTACTGGGGCGCTTTCCTGAAGCGATGCTCTGTGAAGCTTTAGCCGCCCTAGAACGAGTACAGCTCCTCGATGTTGCTTTTCAACGGGCTGACCAACTATCTGGGGGACAAAAACAACGGGTGGCGATCGCCCGCGCCCTGACCCAAAAAGCCCAACTGCTCCTGGCTGACGAACCCATTGCGAGCCTTGATCCAGAAACTGCGGCATTGGTGCTACAACTGCTGCGCTCCCTCTGTGACGAAAAACGCCTCACTGTGATTTGTAGCCTCCATCAGGTTCATCTCGCCAAACGCTACGGCGATCGCATTTTAGGGATGCGTGCAGGTCAGATTATTTTGGATGTGCCCACCACGGCCTTTAACGACGACATCGCCAATGCTATCTATCAATAA